In one window of Gossypium arboreum isolate Shixiya-1 chromosome 4, ASM2569848v2, whole genome shotgun sequence DNA:
- the LOC108459938 gene encoding NAC domain-containing protein 83-like codes for MKMPIGFRFHPTDEELVVHYLKRKALSLPLPASVISEFDVLGTHPWSLPGEVNEKRYFFSSRGRDGGGSGGYWKPIGREKPIIETGSNEVVGMRRTLIFCGRKPSNHTNTRWFLHQYRLLHSNSTQMVKREMAGDWLVFRVFQRKRKARKHAAKMATCIDFTADCPVFNPPPQSTSPSSSEITEVSPNGLDEEESSAFITSCIRN; via the exons ATGAAGATGCCGATAGGGTTCAGGTTCCATCCGACAGATGAAGAGCTGGTGGTTCATTACTTGAAGAGAAAGGCCTTAAGCCTTCCCTTACCTGCTTCAGTCATTTCCGAGTTTGATGTTTTGGGGACTCATCCTTGGAGCTTACCAG GTGAGGTGAATGAAAAGAGGTATTTCTTTAGCAGCAGAGGCAGAGATGGAGGGGGCAGTGGTGGGTACTGGAAGCCCATTGGGAGAGAGAAACCAATAATAGAAACAGGAAGCAATGAGGTGGTAGGGATGAGAAGAACTTTGATTTTCTGTGGAAGGAAGCCTTCTAATCACACCAACACTCGATGGTTCTTGCATCAGTATCGCCTTCTTCATTCTAATTCAACTCAG ATGGTAAAGAGGGAAATGGCTGGAGATTGGCTAGTTTTCCGAGTGTTTCAGCGGAAAAGAAAAGCTAGAAAACATGCAGCGAAGATGGCTACTTGTATCGATTTCACAGCTGACTGCCCTGTGTTCAATCCACCTCCTCAATCCACTTCACCCAGTTCAAGTGAAATTACAGAGGTGTCCCCCAATGGCTTAGATGAGGAAGAAAGCAGTGCTTTCATTACTTCTTGTATCAGAAACTAG